A single genomic interval of uncultured Sphaerochaeta sp. harbors:
- a CDS encoding YitT family protein: MQHSHTGRLIIEALYLVLGTAVAGAAIALFITPARIASGGVNGIATILYHVTGFDTGLVMLLISLPLFFIGLRIFGRLYGAKSLAGTILLSLWVSLMGQLTNYDGVLPYVDRMDTLLSAIFGGVLIGGGIGIVMRSGANTGGTDILAQIISRYTPLALGTALFLCDGLIIPNSR; encoded by the coding sequence ATGCAGCACTCACACACCGGGCGCCTCATTATCGAGGCGCTCTATCTTGTCTTGGGAACAGCAGTGGCAGGAGCAGCAATTGCCTTATTCATAACCCCTGCAAGAATTGCCAGTGGAGGGGTAAACGGCATTGCAACCATCCTCTACCATGTAACCGGTTTTGATACAGGATTGGTCATGCTCCTGATCAGTCTTCCCCTCTTTTTCATAGGGCTGAGAATCTTTGGCCGTCTCTATGGAGCAAAGAGCCTGGCAGGAACGATACTGCTTAGTCTTTGGGTCAGCCTCATGGGACAACTCACCAATTATGACGGGGTATTACCCTACGTGGATAGGATGGATACGCTCCTCTCAGCTATCTTCGGAGGAGTCCTGATTGGGGGTGGCATTGGGATAGTAATGCGCTCTGGTGCGAACACGGGCGGTACAGATATCCTCGCCCAGATCATCAGCCGCTACACTCCGCTTGCACTGGGAACAGCGCTCTTCCTCTGTGATGGGCTTATCATCCCAAATTCCCGCTAA
- a CDS encoding IS1634 family transposase — MKKAGNTAKIVEVFNKNAGVTYVYEDTAYWDSEKKQGRHRRKCIGKRGPEGEIIYNEYYLSRQEASRVQEHPLPVVSRTTLLGQDLILDPIIARTGLGKVLTKVLGPQDAAYVLGLAKYSVCTGKPLSYAESWLDERGFDGSQLCSQRITELLRRLDKDAQNTFFSSWIEQNREKKNLLFDISSISSHAKDNPYVEWGYNRDKEKKPQINIGLLSSYATHLPLWFSELPGSMNDSIVLQQVLEQLKKLEVPSSVIIGDRAFCSVDNIAQLTDHGHKFLIPVPSNVTWARELIEKHRHAIQRPSTLIPTDDKDAIIYGLKTIRKTEQGRMWAHIYFDAARKERDVARLMRKLQQCMVELELQQPIKNNQSYYDRYFEVKETPKRGRKVLLKDEEVQSFIDGQSGYWVLYTNAEKDPAEALYAYRQRNDIELLFDDMKNIIDCNRLRVHTEQVMKGRLFINFVTLIILTALKERIKQIPAKQRKYWNHREILDKVNTYSKIHYRGKYKDVYTIPTKAQRLIFDLFSVEYPWKGKLMNVGDEDPFETDSPLS; from the coding sequence ATGAAAAAAGCAGGGAACACAGCCAAGATTGTTGAGGTTTTCAACAAGAATGCAGGTGTCACATACGTCTATGAGGATACCGCCTACTGGGATAGTGAGAAGAAACAAGGGCGGCACCGCCGCAAGTGTATCGGCAAGAGGGGACCTGAGGGCGAGATCATCTACAACGAGTATTACCTTTCCCGTCAGGAAGCATCCCGGGTCCAGGAACATCCGCTTCCTGTTGTTTCCAGGACGACGCTCCTTGGCCAGGATCTCATCCTTGACCCCATCATTGCCCGTACTGGGCTGGGGAAGGTTCTCACCAAGGTGCTGGGACCACAGGATGCTGCGTATGTCCTGGGACTTGCAAAATACTCGGTGTGCACCGGGAAGCCTCTCAGTTATGCAGAGTCCTGGCTTGATGAGAGAGGCTTTGACGGGTCCCAGCTTTGCTCCCAGAGAATAACAGAACTGCTGAGGAGGCTCGACAAGGATGCCCAGAACACCTTTTTCTCTTCGTGGATAGAGCAGAACAGGGAGAAGAAGAACCTGCTGTTCGATATCAGCAGCATCTCCAGCCATGCGAAGGACAACCCGTATGTCGAGTGGGGCTACAACCGTGACAAGGAGAAGAAGCCCCAGATCAATATAGGCCTGCTCAGCTCGTATGCCACCCATCTCCCCCTATGGTTCTCAGAGCTGCCGGGAAGCATGAATGACTCGATTGTCCTGCAGCAGGTGCTCGAGCAGCTGAAGAAGCTGGAGGTCCCCTCCTCGGTGATCATAGGGGACAGGGCATTCTGCTCTGTCGACAACATCGCACAACTTACTGACCACGGCCACAAGTTCCTCATCCCTGTTCCCTCAAACGTCACATGGGCACGGGAACTCATCGAGAAGCACCGCCATGCGATCCAGCGGCCTAGCACCCTCATCCCGACCGATGACAAGGATGCCATCATCTATGGCCTGAAGACCATCAGGAAGACCGAACAAGGAAGGATGTGGGCCCACATATACTTCGATGCAGCGAGAAAGGAGCGGGACGTCGCCCGTCTCATGAGAAAGCTGCAGCAATGCATGGTTGAGCTTGAATTGCAGCAACCCATCAAGAACAACCAGTCGTACTACGACCGGTACTTCGAGGTGAAAGAGACCCCGAAAAGGGGAAGGAAGGTGCTTCTCAAGGATGAAGAGGTCCAGTCGTTCATCGACGGGCAGAGTGGGTACTGGGTCCTGTACACCAATGCCGAGAAGGATCCAGCTGAAGCATTGTATGCATACCGGCAGAGAAATGACATCGAACTGCTGTTCGACGACATGAAGAACATCATCGACTGCAACAGACTGAGAGTCCACACCGAGCAGGTGATGAAAGGCAGGCTTTTCATCAATTTCGTTACACTGATCATCCTGACCGCCCTGAAGGAACGAATCAAGCAGATCCCTGCGAAACAGCGGAAATACTGGAACCACCGTGAGATCCTGGACAAGGTGAATACTTACTCGAAGATTCACTACCGGGGGAAATACAAGGATGTGTATACCATCCCCACGAAGGCTCAGCGGCTCATCTTCGATCTATTCAGTGTTGAGTATCCATGGAAAGGCAAGCTGATGAATGTAGGGGATGAAGATCCGTTCGAGACTGATTCTCCGCTCTCATAG
- a CDS encoding DUF2179 domain-containing protein, which yields MKIRSRLILRSHSYKTSGIWVIIIVVFGLERALFAIITLYISGQMVNFMVMNLGTKYAKTAYIVSDRHEAIGKRIITELRHGGTLINGVGVFTQKERKLLLAVVHNQQINHLTQIVHEEDPKAFMFVHETYQALGEGFVPMRRIIKSEKQRSKQDRPKG from the coding sequence ATGAAGATCCGTTCGAGACTGATTCTCCGCTCTCATAGTTACAAAACTTCGGGAATTTGGGTTATCATTATTGTTGTCTTTGGCTTGGAGCGTGCTCTCTTTGCAATCATCACACTCTACATCTCAGGACAGATGGTGAATTTCATGGTGATGAACCTTGGGACCAAGTACGCAAAAACCGCCTATATCGTCAGTGATCGGCACGAGGCAATAGGAAAGCGTATCATCACAGAGTTGAGACATGGAGGAACCCTGATCAACGGTGTTGGGGTCTTTACGCAGAAGGAGAGGAAGCTCCTCCTGGCTGTGGTTCACAACCAACAGATCAACCACCTGACACAGATTGTACACGAAGAGGACCCAAAGGCATTCATGTTCGTACATGAGACCTACCAGGCACTGGGTGAGGGGTTTGTTCCGATGAGACGTATCATCAAATCAGAAAAACAACGGAGCAAGCAGGACCGTCCAAAGGGCTGA
- a CDS encoding LrgB family protein has protein sequence MLEILSSPLFGISLSVFAFQAGVFINKKLKNPLANPLVIAMLIIIAVLLIFDIPLDAYEEGSSVIYMFLTPVTAVLALSIYRQRDVLRQAFFPIVMGTLAGALAALSSVVVTCNLLGLDRTILASLLSKSVTTPIAIALTEQFGGLPPLTIASTLISGVAGNLLAPVLAKLFGIKDAVAHGVGIGACSHALGTSKALEIGGVQGAMSSISLSFSALWTVLLAPLFF, from the coding sequence ATGCTTGAGATTCTTAGCTCTCCATTGTTTGGGATTTCCCTCTCGGTCTTTGCCTTTCAGGCAGGGGTTTTCATCAACAAGAAACTGAAAAACCCTTTGGCAAACCCCTTGGTGATTGCCATGCTGATCATCATCGCTGTGCTACTCATTTTTGATATCCCTCTGGATGCCTATGAAGAAGGTTCTTCAGTCATCTATATGTTCCTTACCCCAGTCACCGCAGTGCTTGCTCTTTCAATCTACCGACAGAGAGATGTGCTGAGGCAGGCCTTTTTTCCGATAGTTATGGGCACGTTGGCTGGAGCCTTGGCTGCTCTTTCTTCTGTGGTAGTGACATGCAATCTGCTTGGTTTGGATAGGACAATTCTGGCCAGTCTGCTCTCCAAATCGGTAACCACCCCCATAGCCATTGCCTTGACCGAACAGTTTGGTGGCCTTCCCCCATTGACCATTGCTTCCACCCTTATCAGCGGTGTTGCCGGGAATCTACTCGCTCCAGTGCTTGCAAAGCTCTTTGGGATCAAGGATGCCGTTGCTCATGGTGTCGGTATAGGTGCCTGCTCCCATGCGCTTGGTACAAGCAAGGCCTTGGAGATTGGCGGTGTACAGGGTGCCATGAGTAGTATCTCGCTATCTTTCTCAGCCCTTTGGACGGTCCTGCTTGCTCCGTTGTTTTTCTGA
- a CDS encoding CidA/LrgA family protein produces the protein MKYLIQLALIFGLCLVGDVISLVLPFTLPSSVISMLLILVLLSSGLLKEHHIGESADFMLKNMTFFFIPPVVGILRYSSLVQSIWWQLLVVNLVSLFACFAASSWTVVLVQFVQKRLRERKHA, from the coding sequence ATGAAATACTTGATACAGCTTGCACTTATTTTTGGTCTCTGTCTGGTGGGGGATGTCATTTCCTTGGTGCTTCCGTTCACCCTTCCCTCAAGTGTGATCAGCATGTTGCTGATTCTTGTGTTGCTATCCAGTGGGTTACTCAAAGAGCACCACATTGGCGAGAGTGCAGACTTCATGCTCAAGAACATGACGTTCTTTTTCATTCCCCCTGTGGTAGGAATACTGAGGTACTCCTCATTAGTCCAAAGTATATGGTGGCAGTTGCTTGTGGTGAACCTGGTTTCACTGTTTGCTTGTTTTGCAGCGAGTAGCTGGACCGTGGTCCTGGTACAATTTGTACAGAAAAGATTAAGGGAGAGAAAACATGCTTGA
- a CDS encoding nitroreductase family protein, with translation MNTITDHILSRRSVRSFSDEQIRDEDLDLILKAATLAPNGMNQEPWHFTAIQDPKTLRKLDEKVAGPGESFFYHAPTLILVSIEIGNTFEKEDTACAMTNMMQAAHALGLGSVWCNRINHNPELGVQLSSYGVPEGYKVTGTLAVGYPKGDYPSPRVPKQGTITYIRS, from the coding sequence ATGAATACAATCACTGACCATATCCTCTCACGTAGAAGCGTGCGAAGTTTTTCCGATGAACAGATCAGAGATGAGGACCTCGATCTCATTCTCAAAGCAGCAACTCTTGCCCCCAATGGCATGAATCAGGAACCTTGGCACTTCACTGCAATCCAGGACCCAAAGACCTTGCGCAAGCTCGATGAAAAGGTGGCAGGTCCAGGTGAATCATTTTTTTACCACGCACCAACCCTGATTCTTGTCTCCATTGAGATCGGGAATACCTTTGAGAAGGAAGACACCGCCTGTGCAATGACCAACATGATGCAGGCCGCTCATGCCCTGGGATTGGGCTCAGTGTGGTGCAATCGGATCAACCATAATCCCGAGCTCGGTGTACAACTCTCGTCATACGGCGTACCCGAGGGATACAAGGTAACCGGAACCCTTGCTGTAGGATATCCCAAGGGTGACTATCCTTCACCAAGAGTACCTAAACAGGGTACCATTACCTATATTCGTTCGTAA
- a CDS encoding DNA/RNA non-specific endonuclease — MGRRTNKAKKRGKRILTLLVVLVVLWVLTIILAPNEQEYVQTSTSGIPDLEIPAYSPTDIVVTHPGYTLLYDEEHEQARWVAYELTRSELYGMYERGDDFRSDPSVPSESASLDDYRGSGYDRGHLIPAADLSWSEEAMSGSFYLSNMSPQEGQFNRGIWSKLEATVRNFADTEGSIYVVTGPVLTDGPYDTIGDNEVSIPNQYYKVILDYREPELKSIAFLLPNEGSKKDLEDFATSIDEIETITGIDFFHRLPDPQEKELEADYDVRAWDFNTFQVSKADREAFNADPTNEVKQPQKATGWYAVAKSTLNTVLYLIKSQSLNLIEIFIPKSTLKEVVPFLY, encoded by the coding sequence ATGGGAAGGCGTACAAACAAGGCGAAAAAAAGAGGGAAGAGAATTCTGACCCTCCTCGTTGTACTGGTAGTTCTCTGGGTGTTGACCATTATACTTGCACCAAACGAACAGGAATATGTACAGACCTCGACTTCTGGGATTCCTGACTTGGAGATACCAGCTTACTCCCCAACCGATATAGTGGTCACTCATCCGGGATACACCCTTCTCTACGATGAAGAGCATGAACAAGCTCGTTGGGTAGCATATGAGCTTACCCGGAGTGAACTGTACGGTATGTACGAGCGTGGAGATGATTTCAGAAGTGATCCTTCCGTTCCCAGCGAATCTGCATCATTGGATGACTATCGGGGAAGTGGATATGACCGAGGGCACCTGATTCCTGCAGCGGACCTCTCATGGTCAGAAGAGGCAATGAGTGGTTCTTTCTATCTCAGCAATATGAGTCCACAGGAAGGACAGTTCAACCGGGGGATATGGAGCAAGCTGGAGGCAACAGTTCGGAATTTTGCCGATACAGAAGGGAGCATATATGTCGTCACTGGTCCTGTCCTGACTGACGGCCCTTATGACACCATTGGAGACAATGAAGTCTCCATACCAAACCAGTACTACAAGGTTATCCTGGACTATCGGGAGCCAGAGCTCAAGTCCATCGCCTTCCTGCTCCCCAATGAGGGATCGAAAAAAGATCTTGAGGATTTCGCCACCAGTATCGATGAAATAGAAACCATTACCGGCATAGATTTCTTCCACCGCCTACCAGATCCTCAGGAGAAAGAACTTGAGGCTGACTATGATGTCAGAGCTTGGGATTTCAATACATTCCAGGTGAGTAAAGCAGACCGAGAAGCCTTCAATGCAGATCCTACCAATGAGGTCAAGCAACCCCAGAAAGCCACTGGCTGGTACGCAGTTGCCAAGAGTACCCTGAACACCGTCCTGTATCTAATTAAGAGCCAGAGCCTGAACCTGATCGAGATTTTCATTCCAAAATCCACGCTCAAGGAAGTGGTACCGTTCCTGTACTAA
- a CDS encoding alpha-glucosidase: protein MCILHFSGGLYHLTCELSELDSRLIMHLFAEEREHIWGCGEQFSYFDLRGRNYPLWTQEQGVGRNKHTHITQIADERDRAGGDFYTTFYPQTTFVSSRGYFLHANTDGYADYDFSQDHVHRLLFWEVPSSLVISVKPSLLEVVQDISSLLGRQPLLPDWVYDGIILGIQGGTKVLLDKLSSMEAFSTPINGIWIQDWQGEKYTSFGKRLCWNWQWDKELYPGLDAVIDSLKQRGIGVLGYINPYVLKDYPLFTEAAGKGYLGRNRLGEPYLVDFGEFDAGVVDFTNPEAVQWYEKVIQDEMISLGLRGWMADFGEYLPHGIMLHNGRSALLEHNPWPGYWAQVNKQAIAKAGKSNEILYFMRSGSALSLLSCPMMWAGDQNVDWSEDDGLPSALCAALSLSMSGMGLHHSDIGGYTTLYGMKRSKELLLRWCEFAAFTPLMRTHEGNRPAENWQFDSDEETIQFFARMTRLHVALKPYLKEVVRENTEQGIPVMRPLFLHYPEEAFFNNKDSYLLGRDLLVAPVLKEGEDSRKLVLPSGRWVHLFTKERFQGGSCCVDAPLGMPPVFFREESAFASLFHSISTGTVPLP from the coding sequence GTGTGTATCCTCCATTTTTCCGGGGGATTGTATCACCTGACTTGTGAGCTCAGTGAACTGGATAGTCGCCTGATCATGCACCTCTTTGCAGAAGAGAGGGAGCACATCTGGGGATGTGGTGAACAGTTCTCATATTTTGATCTCCGTGGACGAAACTATCCACTATGGACCCAAGAGCAGGGAGTTGGAAGAAACAAGCATACGCACATCACCCAGATTGCTGATGAGAGAGATAGGGCAGGGGGTGATTTCTACACCACGTTCTATCCCCAGACTACCTTTGTCTCAAGCAGGGGGTATTTCCTTCACGCAAACACCGACGGCTATGCTGATTACGATTTCTCCCAAGATCATGTTCATCGGTTGTTGTTCTGGGAGGTTCCCTCTTCCCTGGTAATCTCGGTAAAACCATCGCTATTGGAAGTTGTTCAGGATATCTCATCCCTATTGGGTCGCCAGCCCTTGCTCCCTGACTGGGTCTATGATGGCATTATATTGGGAATTCAGGGAGGGACGAAGGTACTCCTGGATAAGCTGTCGTCAATGGAGGCTTTCTCCACACCGATAAATGGTATCTGGATCCAGGATTGGCAAGGAGAGAAATATACAAGTTTCGGAAAGCGCCTTTGCTGGAACTGGCAGTGGGACAAGGAACTCTACCCTGGTTTGGACGCTGTGATCGATTCATTGAAACAACGGGGGATAGGAGTACTTGGTTACATCAACCCATATGTACTCAAGGACTACCCGTTGTTCACAGAAGCTGCAGGGAAAGGGTATCTTGGCAGAAACAGACTGGGAGAACCCTACTTGGTGGATTTCGGTGAGTTCGATGCTGGAGTTGTTGATTTCACCAACCCTGAAGCAGTCCAGTGGTATGAGAAGGTCATACAAGACGAGATGATCAGTCTTGGCTTGCGTGGTTGGATGGCTGACTTTGGAGAGTATCTCCCCCATGGTATCATGCTTCACAATGGACGGTCGGCACTCCTGGAGCATAATCCTTGGCCAGGGTACTGGGCACAGGTGAATAAGCAAGCAATTGCCAAGGCAGGGAAAAGCAATGAGATTCTCTATTTCATGCGTTCTGGTTCTGCCCTGAGCTTATTATCCTGTCCCATGATGTGGGCGGGTGACCAGAATGTGGACTGGAGTGAGGATGATGGTCTTCCCTCAGCTTTGTGTGCAGCGCTATCCCTATCCATGAGTGGAATGGGATTGCATCATAGTGATATTGGTGGGTATACCACACTCTATGGGATGAAACGGAGCAAGGAGTTGCTGCTTAGGTGGTGTGAGTTTGCTGCCTTTACCCCACTGATGAGAACCCATGAAGGTAATCGACCAGCGGAAAACTGGCAGTTTGACTCCGACGAGGAAACCATCCAGTTCTTTGCGCGGATGACCAGGCTTCATGTTGCGTTGAAACCCTATCTCAAGGAGGTCGTGAGGGAGAATACTGAACAGGGTATTCCTGTTATGCGGCCTCTTTTCCTACACTATCCAGAGGAAGCCTTCTTTAACAACAAGGATTCTTATCTTCTTGGCAGGGATCTGTTGGTTGCTCCGGTATTGAAAGAGGGAGAGGATAGCAGGAAGCTGGTACTCCCCTCTGGGAGGTGGGTCCACCTCTTCACCAAGGAACGTTTCCAAGGGGGGAGTTGCTGTGTAGATGCCCCCCTTGGGATGCCTCCAGTCTTTTTTCGCGAAGAGAGTGCTTTTGCTTCACTTTTCCATTCGATTAGTACAGGAACGGTACCACTTCCTTGA
- a CDS encoding carbohydrate ABC transporter permease, translating to MKHTPASIFGNTLKWILLISLLALALLPLLWLLISSLRTNLELQTNPFGWPQKFQWVNYANALSMASLPRLLLNSVVVAVVTVVLNSLVTSMGAFILSREHFKGRDIIYTILTAGVLVPVISFMVPYFSMISRSGLYNTLLALILVYTAVNIPVSIFLVTAFMKSIPKELEEAAIMDGCGFFKRFSMIILPLSRSGIVTAATFWFIYSWNEFVMAMLLTSSIESRTIQLGIKFFSSQFITDYSSMYAAVIITIIPSILGYVFLHDKIIGGLTTGGVKG from the coding sequence ATGAAACATACCCCTGCATCAATCTTCGGCAACACCCTCAAATGGATTCTCCTGATTAGCTTGCTCGCTTTGGCATTGCTTCCCTTGCTCTGGCTGCTGATCAGCTCACTGAGAACCAATCTTGAACTGCAAACCAATCCGTTTGGATGGCCACAGAAGTTCCAATGGGTCAACTACGCCAACGCATTATCCATGGCAAGTCTTCCTCGCTTACTGCTCAATTCAGTGGTTGTAGCAGTCGTTACCGTGGTGCTGAACAGCCTGGTAACCAGCATGGGAGCATTCATCCTCTCCAGGGAACATTTCAAGGGAAGGGACATCATCTATACCATTCTCACCGCCGGAGTCTTGGTACCGGTGATTTCTTTCATGGTTCCCTATTTCTCCATGATCAGCCGTAGCGGTCTCTACAACACCCTACTTGCCTTGATACTTGTATATACTGCAGTGAATATTCCTGTTTCCATATTCTTGGTGACGGCATTCATGAAATCCATCCCCAAGGAGTTGGAGGAGGCTGCCATCATGGACGGGTGCGGCTTCTTCAAGCGTTTCTCCATGATTATCCTTCCTCTCTCCCGTTCTGGGATTGTAACGGCAGCAACATTCTGGTTCATCTACTCATGGAATGAATTCGTTATGGCGATGCTGCTGACCAGTTCCATAGAGTCGAGGACCATACAGCTCGGGATCAAGTTTTTCTCCAGCCAGTTCATTACCGATTACAGCAGCATGTATGCAGCGGTCATTATCACGATCATTCCCAGCATCCTTGGGTATGTGTTCCTGCATGACAAGATCATTGGTGGATTGACTACAGGTGGAGTGAAAGGGTAG
- a CDS encoding sugar ABC transporter permease has protein sequence MMQAVGTRNRWIWSARILFLLPVSLLFFFFFIYPFFFTVFTSFTSWRGIGSMEFNGVKNYTKLIADPTFQKALGNNIVWALSQGLIQVPLSCLVAMILVRKPFGWRGLRTIYYLPNVISTVALAMVWVAIYNVDGPLNAILASLFGMEKYNWLGNPDTAQFSVIFQTVIYIGYFMIVLLASAMNIPRSLYEAAEIDGASTLAQEINITLPMIRGTLITTMTLAMAYGMRHFEATFLMTGGGPAYATTTMGIDLYLKMDALRYSEASTSGVFLIIMGTLVITLLRKLFGSSDPMSEMAQ, from the coding sequence ATGATGCAAGCAGTTGGTACACGAAACCGATGGATTTGGAGTGCAAGAATACTCTTTTTGCTTCCCGTTTCGCTACTTTTCTTTTTCTTCTTTATTTATCCCTTCTTCTTTACGGTCTTTACCAGCTTCACCAGTTGGCGGGGTATCGGGTCGATGGAGTTCAATGGAGTAAAGAATTATACCAAGTTGATAGCGGACCCTACCTTTCAGAAAGCACTAGGAAACAATATCGTCTGGGCTCTCTCACAAGGCTTGATCCAGGTTCCTCTTTCATGTTTGGTCGCCATGATTCTGGTACGTAAGCCATTTGGTTGGAGAGGGCTGAGAACTATCTACTACCTTCCTAATGTTATCTCTACCGTTGCCTTGGCAATGGTCTGGGTTGCTATCTACAACGTCGATGGACCCTTGAATGCAATTCTTGCCAGCCTTTTTGGGATGGAAAAGTATAACTGGTTGGGAAATCCTGATACTGCCCAGTTCTCCGTGATCTTCCAGACAGTCATCTATATCGGTTACTTCATGATCGTCCTGTTGGCTTCAGCGATGAATATCCCCAGATCGCTCTATGAAGCAGCAGAGATCGATGGAGCGAGTACCTTGGCCCAGGAGATCAATATCACCCTGCCCATGATCCGTGGTACCCTGATCACCACCATGACCCTCGCCATGGCGTATGGGATGCGTCACTTTGAAGCGACCTTCCTGATGACCGGTGGGGGACCAGCGTATGCAACCACCACCATGGGCATCGACCTGTACCTGAAAATGGATGCCTTGCGCTATAGTGAGGCCTCGACCAGCGGGGTGTTCCTCATCATCATGGGAACATTGGTCATTACCTTACTACGGAAACTCTTTGGTTCCTCGGACCCTATGAGTGAAATGGCACAATAG
- a CDS encoding DUF4867 family protein, producing the protein MKTSQFHVPLDLVRNNPNEKIHSIESSRFKEYGRILHDFDATELVSLADRVTTIPEQDTTYETYLPALEETSLMEKLKLYYGGQDIQIGYCNGKNQRINGMEYHKSPELFIAVTDCLQFLTPFSAMQDYDSVDTTKAELFYFPKGSVTIVDANVLHFAPCAVSNDGFKSIIVLPRGTNEPLEEKMKAVLKRSNDPESRLLINNNKWLIAHPEREKLIRQGVHAGLRGPNRRVIPVS; encoded by the coding sequence ATGAAAACATCCCAGTTTCACGTTCCGTTGGACCTTGTAAGAAACAATCCAAATGAGAAAATTCATTCAATAGAGTCTTCCCGATTCAAGGAATACGGTCGGATTCTCCATGACTTTGATGCTACCGAGTTGGTTTCACTAGCAGATCGTGTGACCACTATTCCAGAACAAGACACCACATATGAGACATACCTTCCAGCATTGGAAGAAACCTCTCTCATGGAGAAGCTCAAACTCTATTATGGTGGCCAGGACATCCAGATCGGGTACTGTAATGGAAAGAACCAGCGTATAAACGGAATGGAGTATCACAAGAGTCCAGAATTGTTCATTGCAGTAACTGACTGCCTACAGTTTCTCACCCCCTTCTCTGCAATGCAGGATTATGATTCAGTCGATACTACAAAGGCAGAACTCTTCTATTTCCCCAAGGGATCGGTGACCATTGTTGATGCCAATGTTCTCCACTTTGCCCCCTGTGCCGTGTCAAATGATGGATTCAAATCCATCATTGTGCTTCCCAGAGGAACCAATGAACCACTTGAAGAGAAGATGAAGGCAGTGCTCAAGCGATCAAACGATCCTGAATCAAGACTGCTCATCAACAACAACAAGTGGCTTATTGCCCATCCAGAACGAGAGAAACTCATCAGACAAGGGGTTCATGCTGGGCTGAGAGGCCCGAACCGCAGGGTTATTCCTGTATCATGA